A DNA window from Trichosurus vulpecula isolate mTriVul1 chromosome 2, mTriVul1.pri, whole genome shotgun sequence contains the following coding sequences:
- the LOC118837514 gene encoding peptidyl-prolyl cis-trans isomerase FKBP8-like encodes MASKAAPPTADPGPVSLPPSGAAQLDSGEDFEVLDGTDEEEEEDDDDLSELPPLEDLGAAQNEGPTEPQPSTSEETGHSSPLQEEWMDILGNGLLRKKILVAGPPGAKRPRKGQDVTVQLKVSLEDDGTQVEDQPSLTFTLGDCDFLQALDLSVQLMNVGETALIIADAKYCYGSHSRSPAIPPNSTLHLEVALLTAVDGPDLELLSGQERVALADHKRECGNAHYQRADFVLAANSYDLALKAISASSKVDVSPEEEAELLELKVKCLNNLAASQLKLDHYSAALNSCSLALSHQPDNIKALFRKGKVLAQQGEYAEAIPILRAALKLEPSNKTIHSELSKLVKKHAAQRHTETAMYKKMLGAAGASGLPTKGPAKGPRSIPWKWLFGATAVALGGVALSVVIAARN; translated from the coding sequence ATGGCATCCAAAGCTGCACCCCCCACTGCAGACCCAGGCCCTGTTTCTCTACCACCTTCTGGGGCTGCCCAGCTAGATTCTGGTGAGGATTTTGAAGTTCTAGATGGAACTgacgaggaagaggaggaggatgatgatgaccTGAGTGAGCTGCCCCCCCTGGAGGATCTGGGAGCAGCCCAAAATGAGGGACCTACTGAGCCTCAACCTTCAACATCTGAAGAGACAGGGCATTCAAGCCCCCTCCAGGAGGAATGGATGGATATCCTGGGTAATGGACTGCTTAGAAAGAAGATCCTCGTGGCTGGCCCGCCTGGGGCCAAGCGGCCCAGAAAGGGCCAGGATGTGACAGTGCAGCTGAAGGTCTCGCTTGAGGACGATGGAACACAGGTGGAAGACCAGCCCAGCCTCACCTTCACCCTGGGAGACTGTGACTTTCTCCAGGCTTTGGATCTGAGCGTGCAGCTCATGAATGTGGGTGAGACAGCCCTGATCATCGCAGATGCCAAATATTGCTACGGATCTCACAGCAGGAGTCCTGCCATCCCTCCCAACTCAACCCTTCACCTTGAGGTGGCTCTACTGACAGCTGTGGATGGGCCTGACCTGGAGCTGCTGAGTGGACAAGAGCGAGTCGCCCTTGCTGATCATAAGCGAGAGTGTGGAAATGCTCACTACCAGAGGGCTGACTTTGTCCTGGCTGCCAACTCCTACGACTTGGCGCTCAAGGCCATCAGTGCCAGCTCCAAAGTTGATGTGAGCCCAGAGGAGGAAGCAGAATTGTTAGAACTGAAGGTGAAATGTCTGAACAACCTGGCTGCCTCACAGCTCAAGCTGGACCACTACAGTGCAGCCTTGAACTCCTGCAGCCTGGCACTCAGCCACCAGCCAGATAACATCAAGGCCCTGTTCCGGAAGGGCAAGGTGCTGGCACAGCAAGGTGAGTATGCTGAGGCCATCCCCATCCTGAGAGCTGCCCTCAAACTGGAACCTTCCAACAAGACTATTCATTCAGAGCTCTCAAAGCTGGTGAAAAAGCATGCTGCCCAGAGGCACACAGAGACTGCCATGTATAAGAAGATGCTTGGCGCTGCTGGTGCCAGTGGACTGCCCACCAAGGGCCCTGCCAAGGGACCCCGGTCCATTCCATGGAAATGGCTCTTTGGGGCAACTGCTGTAGCCCTCGGGGGTGTGGCTCTGTCTGTGGTCATCGCTGCCAGAAATTGA